The following are from one region of the Nymphaea colorata isolate Beijing-Zhang1983 chromosome 7, ASM883128v2, whole genome shotgun sequence genome:
- the LOC116256975 gene encoding putative methyltransferase At1g22800, mitochondrial isoform X2, with product MHPLFRLVRRTSTLLPHFPSTRFFVGAASGDPEFQPSKIKIFDRDLKRKQRDRAAWLMGSKDALVDAVAENLLDRLQDCKRSFSTALCLGGSLAAVRRTLHGRGGVQELFMMDMSYDMIRKCRDVEGACDSTMKTFFLVGDEEFLPFKESSLDLIVSCLGLHWTNDLPGAMIQSRLALKPDGLFLAAILGGETLKLLLVFSFEELRIACTVAQMEREGGISPRNSPLAQVRDAGNLLTRAGFTLPALELIEHLREMGETNALLQRNHILKRETALATAAVYQSMFAAEDGTVPATFQVFYMTGWREHPSQQKAKRRGSATVSFEDIKKHFGSDSTVDGPG from the exons CCTCCTTCCCCACTTTCCTTCAACGCGCTTCTTTGTCGGTGCTGCTTCAGGAGACCCCGAGTTCCAGCCCTCGAAGATCAAGATCTTCGACCGGGATCTCAAGAGGAAGCAA CGTGATCGAGCAGCATGGTTGATGGGGAGCAAAGATGCCTTAGTCGATGCGGTTGCAGAAAACCTTCTGGATCGATTGCAG GACTGTAAACGATCATTTTCCACTGCACTGTGCTTGGGAGGATCCTTAGCAGCTGTGAGACGTACGCTCCATGGACGTG GTGGGGTTCAAGAGCTTTTTATGATGGATATGTCATATGACATGATCAGAAAGTGCAGAGATGTTGAAGGTGCATGTGATTCTACTATGAAAACATTCTTTCTTGTGGGCGATGAAGAATTTTTGCCATTTAAGGAAAG CTCTTTAGATTTAATTGTAAGTTGTTTGGGGCTTCATTGGACTAACGATCTTCCTGGAGCCATGATACAA AGTAGATTAGCTTTGAAGCCTGACGGACTATTTTTGGCTGCTATTCTGGGAGGAGAAACACTTAAGTTATTATTAGTTTTCTCTTTTGA GGAGCTAAGAATTGCATGTACTGTGGCACAAATGGAAAGGGAGGGGGGTATCAGTCCTCGAAATTCTCCTCTAGCACAG GTTAGGGATGCTGGTAATCTGTTGACAAGAGCAGGTTTCACTCTTCCAG CTTTGGAGCTCATTGAGCATCTTCGGGAAATGGGGGAAACAAATGCACTCTTGCAGAGAAATCAT ATTTTAAAGAGAGAAACTGCTTTGGCAACTGCTGCTGTTTACCAGTCCATGTTTGCAGCTGAGGATGGGACTGTCCCAGCGACATTTCAG GTCTTTTACATGACTGGCTGGAGAGAACATCCTTCTCAGCAGAAGGCTAAAAGGAGAGGTTCTGCAACTGTCTCCTTTGAAGACATTAAGAAACATTTTGGTTCTGACTCGACTGTGGATGGTCCTGGTTAA
- the LOC116256975 gene encoding putative methyltransferase At1g22800, mitochondrial isoform X5, with amino-acid sequence MHPLFRLVRRTSTLLPHFPSTRFFVGAASGDPEFQPSKIKIFDRDLKRKQRDRAAWLMGSKDALVDAVAENLLDRLQDCKRSFSTALCLGGSLAAVRRTLHGRGGVQELFMMDMSYDMIRKCRDVEGACDSTMKTFFLVGDEEFLPFKESSLDLIVSCLGLHWTNDLPGAMIQSRLALKPDGLFLAAILGGETLKGAKNCMYCGTNGKGGGYQSSKFSSSTALELIEHLREMGETNALLQRNHILKRETALATAAVYQSMFAAEDGTVPATFQVFYMTGWREHPSQQKAKRRGSATVSFEDIKKHFGSDSTVDGPG; translated from the exons CCTCCTTCCCCACTTTCCTTCAACGCGCTTCTTTGTCGGTGCTGCTTCAGGAGACCCCGAGTTCCAGCCCTCGAAGATCAAGATCTTCGACCGGGATCTCAAGAGGAAGCAA CGTGATCGAGCAGCATGGTTGATGGGGAGCAAAGATGCCTTAGTCGATGCGGTTGCAGAAAACCTTCTGGATCGATTGCAG GACTGTAAACGATCATTTTCCACTGCACTGTGCTTGGGAGGATCCTTAGCAGCTGTGAGACGTACGCTCCATGGACGTG GTGGGGTTCAAGAGCTTTTTATGATGGATATGTCATATGACATGATCAGAAAGTGCAGAGATGTTGAAGGTGCATGTGATTCTACTATGAAAACATTCTTTCTTGTGGGCGATGAAGAATTTTTGCCATTTAAGGAAAG CTCTTTAGATTTAATTGTAAGTTGTTTGGGGCTTCATTGGACTAACGATCTTCCTGGAGCCATGATACAA AGTAGATTAGCTTTGAAGCCTGACGGACTATTTTTGGCTGCTATTCTGGGAGGAGAAACACTTAAG GGAGCTAAGAATTGCATGTACTGTGGCACAAATGGAAAGGGAGGGGGGTATCAGTCCTCGAAATTCTCCTCTAGCACAG CTTTGGAGCTCATTGAGCATCTTCGGGAAATGGGGGAAACAAATGCACTCTTGCAGAGAAATCAT ATTTTAAAGAGAGAAACTGCTTTGGCAACTGCTGCTGTTTACCAGTCCATGTTTGCAGCTGAGGATGGGACTGTCCCAGCGACATTTCAG GTCTTTTACATGACTGGCTGGAGAGAACATCCTTCTCAGCAGAAGGCTAAAAGGAGAGGTTCTGCAACTGTCTCCTTTGAAGACATTAAGAAACATTTTGGTTCTGACTCGACTGTGGATGGTCCTGGTTAA
- the LOC116256975 gene encoding putative methyltransferase At1g22800, mitochondrial isoform X4 — protein MHPLFRLVRRTSTLLPHFPSTRFFVGAASGDPEFQPSKIKIFDRDLKRKQRDRAAWLMGSKDALVDAVAENLLDRLQDCKRSFSTALCLGGSLAAVRRTLHGRGGVQELFMMDMSYDMIRKCRDVEGACDSTMKTFFLVGDEEFLPFKESSLDLIVSCLGLHWTNDLPGAMIQSRLALKPDGLFLAAILGGETLKLLLVFSFEGAKNCMYCGTNGKGGGYQSSKFSSSTALELIEHLREMGETNALLQRNHILKRETALATAAVYQSMFAAEDGTVPATFQVFYMTGWREHPSQQKAKRRGSATVSFEDIKKHFGSDSTVDGPG, from the exons CCTCCTTCCCCACTTTCCTTCAACGCGCTTCTTTGTCGGTGCTGCTTCAGGAGACCCCGAGTTCCAGCCCTCGAAGATCAAGATCTTCGACCGGGATCTCAAGAGGAAGCAA CGTGATCGAGCAGCATGGTTGATGGGGAGCAAAGATGCCTTAGTCGATGCGGTTGCAGAAAACCTTCTGGATCGATTGCAG GACTGTAAACGATCATTTTCCACTGCACTGTGCTTGGGAGGATCCTTAGCAGCTGTGAGACGTACGCTCCATGGACGTG GTGGGGTTCAAGAGCTTTTTATGATGGATATGTCATATGACATGATCAGAAAGTGCAGAGATGTTGAAGGTGCATGTGATTCTACTATGAAAACATTCTTTCTTGTGGGCGATGAAGAATTTTTGCCATTTAAGGAAAG CTCTTTAGATTTAATTGTAAGTTGTTTGGGGCTTCATTGGACTAACGATCTTCCTGGAGCCATGATACAA AGTAGATTAGCTTTGAAGCCTGACGGACTATTTTTGGCTGCTATTCTGGGAGGAGAAACACTTAAGTTATTATTAGTTTTCTCTTTTGAG GGAGCTAAGAATTGCATGTACTGTGGCACAAATGGAAAGGGAGGGGGGTATCAGTCCTCGAAATTCTCCTCTAGCACAG CTTTGGAGCTCATTGAGCATCTTCGGGAAATGGGGGAAACAAATGCACTCTTGCAGAGAAATCAT ATTTTAAAGAGAGAAACTGCTTTGGCAACTGCTGCTGTTTACCAGTCCATGTTTGCAGCTGAGGATGGGACTGTCCCAGCGACATTTCAG GTCTTTTACATGACTGGCTGGAGAGAACATCCTTCTCAGCAGAAGGCTAAAAGGAGAGGTTCTGCAACTGTCTCCTTTGAAGACATTAAGAAACATTTTGGTTCTGACTCGACTGTGGATGGTCCTGGTTAA
- the LOC116256975 gene encoding putative methyltransferase At1g22800, mitochondrial isoform X3 translates to MHPLFRLVRRTSTLLPHFPSTRFFVGAASGDPEFQPSKIKIFDRDLKRKQRDRAAWLMGSKDALVDAVAENLLDRLQDCKRSFSTALCLGGSLAAVRRTLHGRGGVQELFMMDMSYDMIRKCRDVEGACDSTMKTFFLVGDEEFLPFKESSLDLIVSCLGLHWTNDLPGAMIQSRLALKPDGLFLAAILGGETLKELRIACTVAQMEREGGISPRNSPLAQVRDAGNLLTRAGFTLPALELIEHLREMGETNALLQRNHILKRETALATAAVYQSMFAAEDGTVPATFQVFYMTGWREHPSQQKAKRRGSATVSFEDIKKHFGSDSTVDGPG, encoded by the exons CCTCCTTCCCCACTTTCCTTCAACGCGCTTCTTTGTCGGTGCTGCTTCAGGAGACCCCGAGTTCCAGCCCTCGAAGATCAAGATCTTCGACCGGGATCTCAAGAGGAAGCAA CGTGATCGAGCAGCATGGTTGATGGGGAGCAAAGATGCCTTAGTCGATGCGGTTGCAGAAAACCTTCTGGATCGATTGCAG GACTGTAAACGATCATTTTCCACTGCACTGTGCTTGGGAGGATCCTTAGCAGCTGTGAGACGTACGCTCCATGGACGTG GTGGGGTTCAAGAGCTTTTTATGATGGATATGTCATATGACATGATCAGAAAGTGCAGAGATGTTGAAGGTGCATGTGATTCTACTATGAAAACATTCTTTCTTGTGGGCGATGAAGAATTTTTGCCATTTAAGGAAAG CTCTTTAGATTTAATTGTAAGTTGTTTGGGGCTTCATTGGACTAACGATCTTCCTGGAGCCATGATACAA AGTAGATTAGCTTTGAAGCCTGACGGACTATTTTTGGCTGCTATTCTGGGAGGAGAAACACTTAA GGAGCTAAGAATTGCATGTACTGTGGCACAAATGGAAAGGGAGGGGGGTATCAGTCCTCGAAATTCTCCTCTAGCACAG GTTAGGGATGCTGGTAATCTGTTGACAAGAGCAGGTTTCACTCTTCCAG CTTTGGAGCTCATTGAGCATCTTCGGGAAATGGGGGAAACAAATGCACTCTTGCAGAGAAATCAT ATTTTAAAGAGAGAAACTGCTTTGGCAACTGCTGCTGTTTACCAGTCCATGTTTGCAGCTGAGGATGGGACTGTCCCAGCGACATTTCAG GTCTTTTACATGACTGGCTGGAGAGAACATCCTTCTCAGCAGAAGGCTAAAAGGAGAGGTTCTGCAACTGTCTCCTTTGAAGACATTAAGAAACATTTTGGTTCTGACTCGACTGTGGATGGTCCTGGTTAA
- the LOC116256975 gene encoding putative methyltransferase At1g22800, mitochondrial isoform X1, protein MHPLFRLVRRTSTLLPHFPSTRFFVGAASGDPEFQPSKIKIFDRDLKRKQRDRAAWLMGSKDALVDAVAENLLDRLQDCKRSFSTALCLGGSLAAVRRTLHGRGGVQELFMMDMSYDMIRKCRDVEGACDSTMKTFFLVGDEEFLPFKESSLDLIVSCLGLHWTNDLPGAMIQSRLALKPDGLFLAAILGGETLKELRIACTVAQMEREGGISPRNSPLAQVRDAGNLLTRAGFTLPGVDVDEYVVRYDSALELIEHLREMGETNALLQRNHILKRETALATAAVYQSMFAAEDGTVPATFQVFYMTGWREHPSQQKAKRRGSATVSFEDIKKHFGSDSTVDGPG, encoded by the exons CCTCCTTCCCCACTTTCCTTCAACGCGCTTCTTTGTCGGTGCTGCTTCAGGAGACCCCGAGTTCCAGCCCTCGAAGATCAAGATCTTCGACCGGGATCTCAAGAGGAAGCAA CGTGATCGAGCAGCATGGTTGATGGGGAGCAAAGATGCCTTAGTCGATGCGGTTGCAGAAAACCTTCTGGATCGATTGCAG GACTGTAAACGATCATTTTCCACTGCACTGTGCTTGGGAGGATCCTTAGCAGCTGTGAGACGTACGCTCCATGGACGTG GTGGGGTTCAAGAGCTTTTTATGATGGATATGTCATATGACATGATCAGAAAGTGCAGAGATGTTGAAGGTGCATGTGATTCTACTATGAAAACATTCTTTCTTGTGGGCGATGAAGAATTTTTGCCATTTAAGGAAAG CTCTTTAGATTTAATTGTAAGTTGTTTGGGGCTTCATTGGACTAACGATCTTCCTGGAGCCATGATACAA AGTAGATTAGCTTTGAAGCCTGACGGACTATTTTTGGCTGCTATTCTGGGAGGAGAAACACTTAA GGAGCTAAGAATTGCATGTACTGTGGCACAAATGGAAAGGGAGGGGGGTATCAGTCCTCGAAATTCTCCTCTAGCACAG GTTAGGGATGCTGGTAATCTGTTGACAAGAGCAGGTTTCACTCTTCCAGGTGTTGATGTTGATGAGTATGTTGTCAGATATGATAGTG CTTTGGAGCTCATTGAGCATCTTCGGGAAATGGGGGAAACAAATGCACTCTTGCAGAGAAATCAT ATTTTAAAGAGAGAAACTGCTTTGGCAACTGCTGCTGTTTACCAGTCCATGTTTGCAGCTGAGGATGGGACTGTCCCAGCGACATTTCAG GTCTTTTACATGACTGGCTGGAGAGAACATCCTTCTCAGCAGAAGGCTAAAAGGAGAGGTTCTGCAACTGTCTCCTTTGAAGACATTAAGAAACATTTTGGTTCTGACTCGACTGTGGATGGTCCTGGTTAA